In Curtobacterium sp. L6-1, a genomic segment contains:
- a CDS encoding lectin-like domain-containing protein translates to MTHDTTTAPPPPDRRRDPATPRPRRTRGLRRALLVAATAATLGALTVPTLPTPPATAGELTFPWSTGFDDAAGGTLSGSAKTTGGRLRLTAAQPNQAGAWAMDDVFPSSLGLDIEFDYAMWTPDEIGADGLLLYLADGSVPAGVGAYGAALGYACRSDTNQGGGPCTLPGLPGAFAAIALDEYGNFSLPFNDSGPGRKRNSVTVRGSGDGVTGYRFVQRAAIATGVATGSSAARRMRVTLLPEDGRLTLTVQMQTADGMRTVLDHVTLDGAGQAALPKTLRLGFTGATGSYKSFHEVDDLRVRQPADLRVEHDVPPVVAGDRVRYTVTASNVGSNASSPSPLDVDVPDEVRDVHWSCAATAPSTCRDAAGTGDVRTAVGLDRDGTATVTIEGTLDPGASGELTSTATVRTAPGLSDTNEADNRSVASAPVTAVAQLTTGKSVAPTDPVAPGDTVEYTVTARNGGPSTAVDVGAVDDLPAQLAFAGSDDGCSAAGQRVTCSSDVDLAPGQEHAFHLRARLDPGYRGDGSDVVNVATATSPTDPDGGEESPEVPISVVDPEGPTGPEGPEDPEGPEGPEGPEGPEGPEGPEGPEGPGGPGGPQGPGGLQGPQGSQGPQGPGGPAGPAGGAGPGAPVPGPTAVGASGGADRPAAPGALAYTGASGLTTAGLVAAALAAVGAGAWLVVRRRRCTPGEDEAPVVDRG, encoded by the coding sequence ATGACACACGACACGACCACCGCACCACCGCCTCCCGACCGACGCCGGGACCCGGCCACGCCGCGACCGCGACGGACACGCGGACTGCGCCGGGCGCTCCTGGTCGCGGCCACGGCCGCGACGCTCGGCGCCCTCACCGTCCCGACACTGCCGACCCCGCCGGCCACTGCGGGCGAGCTCACCTTCCCGTGGTCGACCGGGTTCGACGACGCTGCCGGTGGCACCCTCAGCGGATCGGCGAAGACCACCGGCGGGCGCCTCCGCCTGACCGCGGCGCAGCCGAACCAGGCCGGCGCGTGGGCCATGGACGACGTCTTCCCGTCCTCGCTCGGCCTCGACATCGAGTTCGACTACGCGATGTGGACGCCGGACGAGATCGGCGCCGACGGACTCCTGCTCTACCTGGCCGACGGGTCCGTGCCGGCCGGGGTCGGTGCGTACGGCGCCGCCCTCGGGTACGCCTGCCGCTCCGACACGAACCAGGGCGGCGGCCCCTGCACCCTGCCCGGACTGCCGGGGGCGTTCGCGGCGATCGCCCTCGACGAGTACGGCAACTTCTCGCTGCCGTTCAACGACAGCGGGCCGGGTCGCAAGCGCAACAGCGTCACGGTCCGCGGGTCCGGCGACGGTGTCACCGGCTACCGGTTCGTCCAGCGTGCGGCCATCGCGACGGGGGTGGCCACCGGCAGCTCGGCTGCGCGACGGATGCGCGTCACGCTCCTGCCCGAGGACGGCCGGCTCACCCTGACCGTCCAGATGCAGACGGCCGACGGCATGCGGACCGTGCTCGACCACGTCACGCTGGACGGTGCCGGGCAGGCCGCACTGCCGAAGACCCTGCGGCTCGGGTTCACCGGCGCGACCGGGTCCTACAAGAGCTTCCACGAGGTCGACGACCTGCGCGTCCGGCAGCCCGCCGACCTGCGCGTCGAGCACGACGTGCCACCGGTGGTGGCGGGGGACCGGGTGCGGTACACCGTGACGGCGTCCAACGTCGGGAGCAACGCGTCCTCGCCGAGCCCGCTCGACGTCGACGTCCCGGACGAGGTGCGCGACGTGCACTGGTCCTGCGCAGCGACCGCGCCCTCCACGTGTCGGGACGCTGCCGGCACGGGCGACGTCCGCACCGCCGTCGGACTCGACCGCGATGGCACCGCGACCGTGACGATCGAGGGCACCCTCGACCCGGGTGCGAGCGGGGAGCTCACGAGCACCGCGACCGTCCGCACCGCCCCCGGGCTGTCCGACACGAACGAGGCCGACAACCGGTCCGTCGCGTCCGCCCCGGTCACCGCGGTTGCGCAGCTCACCACGGGGAAGTCGGTGGCGCCGACGGACCCGGTCGCACCGGGCGACACCGTCGAGTACACCGTGACGGCGCGGAACGGGGGACCGTCGACGGCGGTCGACGTCGGAGCGGTGGACGACCTGCCGGCGCAGCTGGCGTTCGCGGGGTCGGACGACGGCTGCTCGGCGGCCGGGCAGCGCGTCACCTGTTCCTCGGACGTCGACCTGGCGCCCGGGCAGGAGCACGCCTTCCACCTGCGGGCGCGACTCGACCCGGGGTACCGCGGCGACGGGTCCGACGTGGTGAACGTGGCGACGGCGACCTCGCCCACGGACCCCGACGGGGGCGAGGAGTCGCCCGAGGTGCCGATCTCCGTGGTCGACCCGGAGGGACCGACGGGGCCCGAAGGTCCTGAGGATCCTGAGGGTCCCGAGGGTCCCGAGGGTCCCGAGGGTCCCGAGGGTCCGGAGGGTCCGGAGGGTCCGGAGGGTCCCGGAGGTCCCGGCGGACCGCAGGGCCCTGGCGGCCTGCAGGGACCGCAGGGGTCGCAGGGGCCGCAGGGTCCTGGCGGACCGGCCGGACCGGCCGGGGGCGCCGGGCCGGGTGCGCCGGTCCCCGGTCCGACCGCGGTCGGTGCGTCAGGCGGTGCCGATCGGCCCGCCGCCCCGGGAGCGCTCGCCTACACCGGCGCCTCCGGTCTGACGACCGCCGGCCTGGTGGCCGCGGCGCTCGCCGCCGTCGGCGCGGGCGCGTGGCTGGTCGTCCGACGGCGCCGGTGCACGCCGGGCGAGGACGAGGCCCCGGTCGTGGACCGGGGCTGA
- a CDS encoding MarR family winged helix-turn-helix transcriptional regulator: protein MTTQEITEASGYWFPDDDATQRGVAVLNALRRYRASETAMRRRTRDSMGMGETDLLAVRHLLQAQRAGRSVSPKDLSAYLKISSASTTILVDRLVKSGHVRREPHPTDRRGLIIVPTVETDAEVRATLGVMHRRMMGIAEGLTAEDARVVALFLEQMRVAVDQVDPSAVQH from the coding sequence ATGACGACGCAGGAGATCACAGAGGCGTCCGGTTACTGGTTCCCGGACGACGACGCGACCCAGCGCGGTGTCGCCGTCCTGAACGCGCTCCGCCGCTACCGTGCCTCCGAGACGGCCATGCGCCGCCGCACCCGCGACTCGATGGGCATGGGCGAGACCGACCTGCTCGCCGTCCGCCACCTGCTGCAGGCGCAGCGGGCCGGCCGGTCGGTCAGCCCGAAGGACCTGTCCGCCTACCTGAAGATCTCGTCCGCGTCGACCACGATCCTCGTCGATCGCCTGGTGAAGAGCGGTCACGTCCGGCGCGAGCCGCACCCGACCGACCGACGCGGGCTCATCATCGTCCCCACCGTCGAGACCGACGCCGAGGTGCGCGCCACGCTCGGCGTCATGCACCGCCGCATGATGGGCATCGCCGAGGGCCTGACCGCGGAGGACGCCCGCGTGGTCGCACTGTTCCTCGAGCAGATGCGGGTCGCCGTCGACCAGGTCGACCCGTCCGCCGTCCAGCACTGA
- a CDS encoding glycoside hydrolase family 13 protein codes for MTPRRTPTDTPRTTDPAWWRQAVVYQVYPRSFADSDGDGIGDIAGVTSRVPYLAELGVDALWLSPFYPSPLADGGYDVADYRDVDPKLGSLDRIDELIHTAHEHDLRVVVDLVPNHTSDQHEWFRAALAAAPGSVERARYVFRDGSGPDGDQPPSDWVSNFGGSAWTRVPDGQWYLHLFAPEQPDLDWTNPEVHEDFEHTLRFWSDRGVDGFRVDVAHGLAKDLSEPYRPSNADDLPLDGSDPLYDRDEVHEIFASWRKVLDEYAPPRAAIAEAWAAAPRRVLYARPTELGQAFNFDLLEAPFAATEFRTLVEQNLDAAQTSGGSSTWVLSNHDVVRHATRYGLPDGTDTDAWLMTDGEQPPLDREGGLRRARAATLLVLALPGSSYVYQGEELGLHEAPAIPHDQLQDPKWLRTGHTVKGRDGCRVPLPWTETGPSFGFGDAAPHLPQPVDFGASSVEAQDRVPGSTLSFYREALSARRRLQQGEELTWLETSSPDVVAFARHDGWRSYTNFGSEPVPMPEGAVVVTSGQLGDGELPGGTTVWLA; via the coding sequence GTGACCCCCAGACGGACGCCGACCGACACGCCCCGCACCACCGACCCGGCCTGGTGGCGGCAGGCCGTCGTCTACCAGGTGTACCCCCGGAGCTTCGCCGACTCCGACGGCGACGGGATCGGGGACATCGCGGGCGTGACCAGCCGCGTGCCCTACCTGGCCGAGCTCGGCGTCGACGCCCTGTGGCTGTCGCCGTTCTACCCGTCACCGCTCGCCGACGGCGGCTACGACGTCGCCGACTACCGGGACGTCGACCCGAAGCTCGGGTCGCTCGACCGGATCGACGAGCTCATCCACACGGCGCACGAGCACGACCTCCGCGTCGTCGTCGACCTGGTGCCGAACCACACCTCCGACCAGCACGAGTGGTTCCGGGCCGCCCTCGCCGCGGCCCCCGGGTCCGTCGAACGTGCCCGGTACGTGTTCCGCGACGGCTCCGGGCCCGACGGCGACCAGCCGCCGAGCGACTGGGTGTCGAACTTCGGCGGCAGCGCCTGGACGCGGGTGCCGGACGGCCAGTGGTACCTGCACCTCTTCGCGCCCGAGCAGCCAGACCTGGACTGGACCAACCCCGAGGTCCACGAGGACTTCGAGCACACGCTCCGGTTCTGGTCCGACCGCGGGGTCGACGGGTTCCGGGTGGACGTCGCGCACGGGCTCGCGAAGGACCTGTCCGAGCCCTACCGGCCCTCGAACGCGGACGACCTGCCGCTCGACGGCTCCGACCCGCTGTACGACCGCGACGAGGTGCACGAGATCTTCGCCTCGTGGCGGAAGGTGCTCGACGAGTACGCCCCGCCCCGAGCCGCGATCGCCGAGGCCTGGGCCGCCGCTCCCCGCCGGGTGCTCTACGCCCGTCCGACCGAGCTCGGCCAGGCGTTCAACTTCGACCTGCTCGAGGCGCCCTTCGCGGCCACCGAGTTCCGGACGCTCGTCGAGCAGAACCTCGACGCCGCGCAGACGTCCGGCGGGTCGAGCACGTGGGTGCTCTCGAACCACGACGTCGTCCGGCACGCGACCCGGTACGGGCTGCCCGACGGCACGGACACCGACGCGTGGCTCATGACGGACGGCGAGCAGCCGCCACTCGACCGCGAGGGCGGCCTGCGGCGCGCCCGGGCAGCCACCCTGCTGGTGCTCGCGCTGCCGGGCTCGTCGTACGTCTACCAGGGCGAGGAGCTCGGGCTGCACGAGGCGCCGGCGATCCCGCACGACCAGCTGCAGGACCCGAAGTGGCTGCGCACCGGCCACACGGTCAAGGGCCGCGACGGCTGCCGCGTGCCGCTGCCGTGGACGGAGACCGGGCCGTCCTTCGGCTTCGGCGACGCCGCTCCGCACCTGCCGCAGCCGGTGGACTTCGGCGCGTCCAGCGTCGAGGCGCAGGATCGGGTGCCCGGGTCGACGCTGTCGTTCTACCGCGAGGCGCTGTCCGCCCGCCGACGCCTGCAGCAGGGCGAGGAGCTGACCTGGCTCGAGACGTCCTCGCCCGACGTGGTCGCCTTCGCGCGACACGACGGGTGGCGGTCGTACACGAACTTCGGGTCCGAGCCGGTCCCGATGCCCGAGGGCGCCGTCGTCGTGACGTCCGGACAGCTCGGCGACGGGGAACTGCCCGGCGGCACCACGGTCTGGCTGGCCTAG
- a CDS encoding NADPH-dependent FMN reductase produces MTKIVALVGSLRAGSTNRQLTEAAVQHAPEGIELTVFDGIVDLPFYNEDLDGETPPAAAVAFRQAVAEADGLLLVTPEYNGTMPAVLKNALDWASRPFGSSPISGKPVAVIGSAFGQYGGVWAHDEARKAAGIAGGNVLEDVKVAIPQSVVRFAETHPREDEEVVGLLRGALTALADAAGEPVAA; encoded by the coding sequence ATGACCAAGATCGTCGCCCTCGTGGGCAGTCTCCGCGCCGGGTCCACCAACCGCCAGCTCACCGAGGCGGCCGTCCAGCACGCCCCGGAGGGCATCGAGCTCACGGTCTTCGACGGCATCGTCGACCTGCCCTTCTACAACGAGGACCTCGACGGCGAGACGCCGCCGGCGGCCGCCGTCGCATTCCGCCAGGCCGTCGCCGAGGCCGACGGCCTGCTGCTCGTCACGCCCGAGTACAACGGCACGATGCCGGCCGTGCTGAAGAACGCGCTCGACTGGGCCTCGCGCCCCTTCGGCTCCTCCCCCATCTCCGGCAAGCCGGTCGCCGTCATCGGCTCGGCGTTCGGCCAGTACGGCGGCGTCTGGGCCCACGACGAGGCCCGCAAGGCCGCCGGCATCGCCGGTGGCAACGTCCTCGAGGACGTCAAGGTCGCGATCCCGCAGTCCGTGGTCCGGTTCGCCGAGACCCACCCGCGTGAGGACGAGGAGGTCGTCGGGCTCCTCCGCGGCGCCCTGACCGCCCTCGCCGACGCCGCCGGCGAGCCCGTCGCGGCGTAG
- a CDS encoding Dps family protein, which yields MHASDKLAANLQKVLVDLIDLHLQGKQAHWNILGTNFRDLHLQLDEIVDAAREFADDTAERMRALYAVPDGRSATVAASSHLDAFPEGEVATTDAIDLVTLRLYQATGTMRDVHDEVDEEDPTTADLLHGFIERLEQLAWMVSAENRAPRTPLAAATSPATAEASAHS from the coding sequence ATGCACGCATCGGACAAGCTCGCCGCCAACCTGCAGAAGGTCCTCGTGGACCTCATCGACCTGCACCTGCAGGGCAAGCAGGCCCACTGGAACATCCTCGGCACCAACTTCCGCGACCTCCACCTGCAGCTCGACGAGATCGTCGACGCCGCCCGTGAGTTCGCCGACGACACCGCAGAGCGCATGCGTGCCCTGTACGCCGTGCCGGACGGCCGCTCGGCCACCGTCGCCGCCAGCAGCCACCTCGACGCGTTCCCCGAGGGCGAGGTCGCCACGACCGACGCCATCGACCTGGTGACCCTCCGCCTGTACCAGGCCACCGGCACCATGCGCGACGTGCATGACGAGGTCGACGAGGAGGACCCGACGACCGCCGACCTGCTGCACGGCTTCATCGAGCGCCTCGAGCAGCTGGCCTGGATGGTCTCCGCCGAGAACCGCGCGCCCCGCACGCCGCTCGCCGCCGCCACCAGCCCGGCGACCGCCGAAGCGTCCGCGCACTCCTGA